A single Desulfovibrio gilichinskyi DNA region contains:
- a CDS encoding methyltransferase domain-containing protein: MKKRIKQCFSKAAACYGDAASVQKKVAFQCAQYCPEGQFKKVLDVGSGVGFLFSELKDRIVFDSYVSLDLVHSMLMEQKKLSVPLLVAADGENIPLREEQFDLLVSSSAMQWYSNPEESIPESFKMLKRGGRFAIAIFVKGTLCELADISLKTGFGSVKNLKDAEFYMDVISGISNIRVSFSRARHEVYFPSVVDFLRNHKRTGAVASSGSISWGKSKYLHFIEEYEKFYGGEQGIRASYEVLFASGEAF; encoded by the coding sequence GTGAAAAAGAGGATTAAGCAATGTTTCAGCAAGGCCGCAGCCTGCTATGGTGACGCGGCATCTGTTCAAAAGAAAGTGGCTTTTCAATGCGCTCAGTATTGCCCTGAAGGACAGTTTAAAAAAGTTTTAGATGTGGGCTCAGGTGTGGGGTTTCTCTTTAGTGAGCTGAAAGATCGAATTGTATTTGATTCTTATGTATCGCTGGATCTGGTACACTCAATGCTCATGGAACAGAAAAAATTATCAGTACCGTTATTAGTCGCGGCGGATGGTGAAAATATCCCTTTACGAGAAGAACAATTTGATTTGCTTGTTAGTTCTTCTGCTATGCAATGGTATTCAAATCCAGAAGAATCCATCCCTGAAAGTTTTAAAATGTTGAAGCGGGGCGGACGGTTTGCCATCGCTATTTTTGTCAAAGGAACGCTTTGCGAGCTTGCAGATATCAGTTTAAAAACGGGGTTCGGGTCTGTAAAGAATTTAAAAGATGCTGAATTTTATATGGATGTTATTTCCGGCATTTCAAATATCAGGGTCAGTTTTAGTAGAGCTCGGCACGAAGTATATTTTCCTTCAGTTGTAGATTTTTTACGGAATCATAAACGAACTGGCGCAGTCGCCTCAAGCGGGAGTATTTCATGGGGAAAATCGAAATATTTACATTTTATTGAAGAATATGAAAAATTTTACGGTGGAGAGCAGGGGATAAGAGCTTCATACGAAGTTCTATTTGCTTCGGGGGAAGCTTTTTAG
- a CDS encoding response regulator — protein sequence MGAGKDPVKDDEIFFADESTEEHKDPVFKLDRKWKILIVDDEKDVHSTTRLVLDDVIFEGGRLEFISAYTGDEALEIMREHSDIAVILLDVVMETSHAGLDVVRIIREEMQNKMVRIILRTGQPGQAPERKVIIEYDINDYKHKGELTAQRLFTSVLAALRSYRDILVIDQNRKGLKYIIEASGSLFKQQSIGRLAQGVLTQVISLLGLHDSVYMDGSGMAVSSSDSDSGNMRIIASTGRYAVCRDSVENCQEITEETRQKFDNICKIGHGKFIGEDYVGYLPTSQQGSHLLFVEGCGKERSEQDEDLLRIYSDNVGVAFDNIYLNQEVLDTQKEIVRVLGEVVEFRSKETAYHVIRVSEVTRILATALGLDPTCVDELYYASPMHDVGKIGIPDSILLKPGSLTPDEIKIMKTHTEIGYSILKSSKRKLLKTAAIIAYEHHEYWDGSGYPRGLKGEEIDIAGRITCITDVYDALCSKRVYKDAWDIEKATDFLKKNRGKMFDPALVDLFFENIDAVLEVQKKYQD from the coding sequence ATGGGTGCAGGTAAGGATCCCGTAAAGGATGATGAAATCTTCTTTGCGGATGAATCAACTGAAGAGCATAAGGACCCTGTTTTTAAACTGGATAGAAAATGGAAGATACTTATAGTTGATGATGAAAAAGATGTGCACAGTACCACTCGTCTTGTATTAGATGATGTTATATTCGAAGGTGGACGCTTAGAGTTTATTAGTGCTTATACCGGTGATGAAGCCCTTGAGATAATGCGTGAGCACTCTGATATTGCGGTTATTCTACTTGATGTTGTGATGGAAACAAGTCATGCGGGGCTTGATGTTGTCCGTATCATACGTGAAGAAATGCAGAATAAAATGGTCCGGATTATTCTGCGGACAGGTCAACCAGGTCAAGCTCCAGAGCGTAAAGTTATTATTGAATACGACATCAATGATTATAAGCATAAAGGAGAGTTGACAGCGCAACGGCTGTTTACTTCTGTTCTCGCAGCCCTGCGTTCGTATAGAGATATTCTTGTAATTGACCAGAACAGAAAAGGCTTAAAGTATATAATTGAAGCTTCTGGAAGTCTTTTTAAACAGCAATCCATAGGACGCCTTGCACAGGGCGTTCTTACGCAGGTTATTTCGCTTTTAGGGCTTCATGATTCTGTCTACATGGATGGAAGTGGTATGGCGGTTTCCAGTTCCGATTCCGACTCTGGGAATATGCGCATTATCGCTTCAACTGGACGGTACGCCGTATGCCGCGATTCTGTTGAAAATTGTCAGGAAATAACTGAAGAAACCAGACAAAAATTTGATAATATATGTAAAATCGGCCATGGGAAATTTATCGGAGAAGATTATGTAGGTTATCTTCCTACGTCACAACAGGGATCCCACTTACTGTTTGTTGAAGGTTGCGGGAAAGAGCGTAGTGAACAGGATGAAGATTTATTGAGAATCTATTCTGACAATGTGGGAGTTGCTTTTGACAATATCTATCTGAATCAAGAGGTGTTAGATACCCAGAAAGAAATTGTTCGTGTGCTTGGTGAAGTTGTTGAATTTCGTTCTAAAGAGACAGCATATCATGTTATCAGGGTGTCGGAAGTTACCCGCATTCTAGCAACGGCTTTGGGGCTTGATCCAACATGCGTCGATGAATTGTATTACGCTTCGCCTATGCATGATGTCGGTAAAATCGGGATACCTGATTCAATTTTATTGAAGCCGGGAAGTCTCACTCCTGATGAAATAAAGATTATGAAAACTCATACAGAAATCGGATACAGCATACTTAAATCAAGCAAACGAAAACTTTTGAAAACAGCAGCTATTATAGCATATGAGCATCATGAATACTGGGACGGTTCCGGGTATCCAAGAGGGCTTAAAGGTGAAGAGATAGATATTGCCGGAAGAATTACCTGCATAACCGATGTGTATGATGCTCTCTGCAGTAAGCGTGTTTATAAGGATGCATGGGATATAGAAAAAGCTACCGATTTTTTAAAAAAGAATCGGGGAAAGATGTTTGATCCGGCATTGGTTGATTTGTTCTTTGAAAATATTGATGCCGTTTTGGAAGTGCAGAAGAAATATCAGGATTAA
- a CDS encoding aminotransferase class I/II-fold pyridoxal phosphate-dependent enzyme, with translation MISKWFNLSIETKLAELEEASLLRKIPSVDNGAEKELSFKGRKLLNLASNDYLGLACDDRLKSASIQAIRDYGTGAAASRLVTGNFKLYETLEQEFAQFKEQDEAMLFSSGYAANLAIIDSFADRQTVVFSDKLNHASILDGIKMSGAKHARYQHNDIEHLKKRLESFKDSLAKILITDTIFSMDGDLAHIEEIAQICKFYNVMLVVDEAHAEGVFGEGKGLCFERKVSALVDLHMGAFSKAFGSHGGMVSGNSDLISFLRNKGRSFVFSTALPPAVVGANLASLRLVSADPSMGERVLENSRDLKKFLESEGFDCGNSESQIVPVILGSNALALQAQAFLLEEGIYTAAIRPPTVPMNTARLRLSLRADLTKADIEKVKYAFVALRKEILS, from the coding sequence AAGCTTGCTGAACTTGAAGAAGCTTCTCTTCTCAGGAAGATTCCTTCCGTTGATAACGGAGCGGAGAAAGAGCTTTCCTTTAAAGGACGTAAACTTTTGAACCTTGCCTCTAACGATTATCTCGGACTTGCCTGTGATGATCGTCTCAAATCTGCTTCTATTCAAGCAATACGTGATTATGGAACGGGGGCTGCCGCTTCACGTTTGGTAACCGGTAATTTTAAATTGTACGAAACTTTGGAGCAGGAATTCGCACAGTTCAAGGAGCAGGATGAGGCTATGCTTTTTTCCTCTGGGTATGCCGCGAATCTGGCGATCATAGACTCATTTGCTGACCGTCAAACAGTCGTCTTCTCAGATAAGCTTAATCATGCCAGCATTCTAGACGGGATTAAAATGTCAGGAGCCAAGCACGCTCGTTATCAGCATAATGATATTGAACATTTAAAAAAACGTCTTGAATCGTTTAAAGATTCATTAGCTAAAATTTTAATTACTGATACCATTTTCAGCATGGACGGTGACCTTGCCCATATTGAGGAAATCGCTCAAATTTGCAAATTCTATAACGTGATGCTTGTAGTTGATGAAGCCCACGCTGAGGGTGTATTCGGTGAGGGGAAAGGACTTTGCTTTGAACGCAAGGTTTCAGCTCTTGTTGATTTACATATGGGAGCTTTTTCAAAAGCATTCGGCTCGCATGGCGGGATGGTTTCAGGGAATTCTGATTTAATATCTTTTCTCAGAAATAAAGGGCGTTCGTTTGTTTTTTCAACAGCTCTTCCCCCTGCTGTTGTCGGGGCCAATCTCGCTTCACTTCGATTGGTTTCGGCAGATCCTTCTATGGGGGAAAGAGTTCTTGAGAATAGTCGTGATTTGAAAAAATTTCTTGAAAGCGAAGGTTTTGATTGCGGGAACTCTGAAAGCCAGATTGTTCCGGTTATTTTAGGGTCAAATGCACTGGCATTGCAGGCTCAGGCTTTTCTTCTGGAAGAGGGTATTTATACTGCGGCAATCCGCCCTCCGACGGTTCCTATGAATACTGCACGCCTCAGACTTTCACTCCGCGCAGATTTAACCAAAGCCGACATTGAAAAAGTTAAGTATGCTTTTGTCGCCCTTAGAAAAGAGATTTTATCGTGA
- a CDS encoding ATP-binding response regulator has translation MTDTELFTDDELLFTGEEVEERPVKKVKPWRVLIVDDEPDIHTMTQMVLGDFSFESRKLEFISAFTGEDSLNILKKDFEIAVVLLDVVMETSTAGLDVARRIRTFVNNPFVRIILRTGQPGVAPEHKVITELDINDYWQKAELTSQRLTTSVTTALRSYRDLCKIEQNRVSLAQLAMSVAHQIRNRTMTITGFANLATRKLEQGSEIIKYLDTISEESGRLEEVVDSVSDYASINNCDHQNSEIFPLLEEVVVDIKKYAASLNKNIEFNIILKHAVIDGRPDLFKKAIKELLKNAVSFSDESSPQVELVIQVDSELCHIKITDNGSGIADVDLPYIYDPFFTKRPDSVGMGLSIVRRIIDGYNWTLEFSKTDDQQTVFSLIIPI, from the coding sequence ATGACGGACACAGAGCTATTTACTGATGACGAACTTCTTTTCACAGGGGAAGAAGTTGAAGAACGTCCTGTTAAAAAGGTGAAGCCGTGGCGCGTCCTGATTGTTGATGATGAACCGGATATACATACGATGACCCAAATGGTCCTTGGGGATTTTTCCTTTGAGAGTCGCAAGCTTGAATTCATCAGTGCTTTTACCGGGGAAGACTCTTTAAATATCTTAAAAAAAGATTTCGAAATAGCAGTTGTTCTTTTAGATGTTGTAATGGAAACAAGTACCGCCGGGTTGGACGTAGCCAGACGTATACGGACTTTTGTAAACAATCCTTTTGTAAGAATAATTTTAAGAACCGGGCAACCTGGTGTCGCACCTGAGCATAAGGTTATTACTGAACTTGATATCAATGACTACTGGCAGAAAGCAGAACTTACCTCGCAGCGTTTAACAACTTCGGTTACAACTGCTTTGAGATCATATCGCGATTTATGTAAGATTGAGCAAAACCGTGTAAGCCTTGCACAACTTGCAATGTCTGTAGCGCATCAGATCAGAAACAGAACAATGACCATCACCGGTTTTGCTAATCTGGCTACACGTAAACTTGAGCAAGGGTCTGAAATCATAAAATATTTAGACACTATCTCTGAGGAGTCAGGAAGACTTGAAGAAGTTGTGGATAGTGTCTCCGACTATGCTTCCATTAATAATTGTGACCATCAGAATTCTGAAATTTTTCCGCTTCTGGAAGAGGTTGTCGTTGATATTAAAAAATATGCAGCCAGCCTTAATAAAAATATAGAATTTAATATCATACTTAAACATGCTGTAATAGACGGTCGCCCAGATCTGTTTAAAAAAGCGATTAAAGAATTGCTTAAGAATGCGGTTTCATTCAGTGATGAATCTTCACCTCAAGTGGAACTTGTTATTCAGGTTGATTCAGAATTGTGTCATATCAAAATTACCGACAACGGGTCAGGAATTGCGGATGTGGACCTTCCATATATTTATGATCCTTTTTTTACTAAACGACCTGACTCTGTGGGGATGGGCTTAAGCATTGTTCGCAGGATTATAGACGGTTATAATTGGACTCTCGAATTTTCGAAGACTGATGATCAGCAGACCGTTTTTTCTTTGATAATACCTATTTGA
- a CDS encoding CBS and ACT domain-containing protein codes for MLVGDWMTKEVLTLVPGAPIESAVEMMREVGIRQIPVTEASGLVVGIVSDRDIRDAMPSKYLAGDRASIEGEGLKGLKIKDIMTHDPFVVAPDTCMEVAAGILLDNKIGGLPVVDEFGLVGIITEVDIYKFLTTVTGVNRGSSQFAFLLEDSALALEDVLSDLWARGVRLSTVITSYEGVEHGRRQVFIWVQRLDDATVDSLVVHLKKTYDLRYYVHKGETFKIEF; via the coding sequence ATGCTAGTAGGGGATTGGATGACCAAAGAGGTTTTAACCCTCGTTCCTGGTGCGCCCATAGAGAGCGCCGTTGAAATGATGAGAGAAGTCGGAATCAGGCAGATTCCGGTTACTGAAGCCTCCGGCCTTGTTGTTGGAATAGTTTCAGACAGGGATATCCGTGATGCGATGCCTTCAAAGTATTTAGCCGGAGATAGAGCTTCTATTGAAGGTGAAGGGTTGAAGGGGCTTAAGATTAAAGATATTATGACTCATGATCCTTTTGTTGTTGCTCCTGATACGTGCATGGAAGTTGCAGCCGGTATTCTGCTTGATAATAAAATTGGAGGGCTTCCGGTTGTTGATGAGTTCGGACTTGTCGGGATTATCACCGAAGTTGATATCTATAAATTTTTGACAACAGTAACCGGCGTTAATCGCGGTAGTTCTCAATTTGCTTTTTTGCTGGAAGATTCAGCTTTAGCTCTGGAAGACGTTTTGAGTGACTTGTGGGCAAGAGGTGTCAGGCTTTCGACTGTTATTACCTCTTATGAAGGGGTTGAGCACGGGCGCAGGCAGGTCTTTATCTGGGTTCAGCGACTTGACGATGCGACAGTAGATTCTTTAGTTGTGCATTTGAAAAAAACGTATGATTTAAGATACTACGTGCATAAAGGTGAGACATTTAAAATTGAGTTTTAA
- the plsY gene encoding glycerol-3-phosphate 1-O-acyltransferase PlsY gives MLWIFWLVFAYFLGSLPFGLLVAKISCGIDPRTHGSKNTGATNVARLCGFKYGVAALILDISKGFIPVLMASQYSHNWMFLSLVALSAVIGHVFSIFLDMRGGKAVATTIGAFLVLAPAATLWSVVFCIIVIMLSGYVSMGSLTLAVSLPVMALLTGNFGAILLGCILTVLLFWTHRENIRRLATGEENSWKKK, from the coding sequence ATGCTCTGGATATTCTGGTTAGTCTTCGCTTATTTTCTGGGTTCTCTCCCCTTCGGACTTTTGGTTGCAAAAATAAGCTGCGGCATCGACCCCCGCACGCACGGCAGCAAAAATACAGGGGCGACAAACGTAGCTCGTTTATGCGGATTTAAATACGGGGTCGCTGCTCTGATATTAGATATTTCTAAAGGATTTATCCCTGTTCTCATGGCATCGCAGTACAGCCACAACTGGATGTTTTTATCTCTGGTTGCCTTGTCAGCAGTTATCGGTCACGTTTTCTCTATCTTTTTGGATATGCGTGGCGGTAAAGCAGTTGCTACAACAATCGGCGCCTTCTTAGTTCTTGCTCCGGCAGCAACGCTTTGGTCAGTAGTTTTCTGCATAATCGTAATTATGCTTTCCGGCTACGTTTCAATGGGATCATTGACCCTTGCAGTCTCATTACCTGTTATGGCCTTACTTACCGGAAACTTCGGCGCAATCCTGCTGGGATGTATTCTTACAGTGCTCCTGTTCTGGACTCACAGAGAAAACATTCGCCGCCTTGCTACAGGTGAAGAAAATTCATGGAAGAAAAAATAG